One genomic window of Caldivirga maquilingensis IC-167 includes the following:
- a CDS encoding RecB-family nuclease, giving the protein MRELIVLIDNVSSVARVVEFAKVAYGFGVKNLVLTHVYGSAAQQGVPEAFKIALKYSSSLVVLPTIKDAVDLFKPDNILVIRRPGPQVKPLTEFMNINGRVMLAVDGSDQDIRIEGSNVNYVTSITRDVGNLGQLAIALCLLMSECPSFT; this is encoded by the coding sequence ATGAGGGAATTAATAGTACTAATTGATAATGTGTCCAGTGTGGCTAGGGTTGTGGAATTCGCTAAGGTGGCTTACGGCTTTGGTGTGAAGAACCTAGTGTTAACTCACGTTTACGGTTCAGCAGCACAACAGGGTGTGCCGGAGGCTTTTAAGATAGCGTTAAAGTACTCATCAAGCCTAGTAGTACTGCCAACTATTAAGGATGCGGTGGACTTATTTAAACCCGATAACATACTGGTAATTAGGAGACCTGGGCCGCAGGTTAAGCCATTAACCGAGTTCATGAACATTAATGGAAGGGTAATGCTTGCAGTGGATGGTTCAGATCAAGACATTAGGATTGAGGGAAGTAACGTTAACTACGTAACATCCATTACACGCGATGTAGGTAACCTAGGCCAGCTTGCAATAGCCTTATGCCTACTAATGAGTGAATGCCCATCATTTACCTGA
- a CDS encoding ABC transporter substrate-binding protein: MRIHKTYVLLIVASVMVLIALNIAYASSGYTIIYWNSYGTLTVPPGTPICNIWNPKALWSFINAWESLAYYNTYNGQWWPVLASNWTLFPQNDTIIIHLRRGLVWFNGSATMPFTAWDVYAEFYIGVKAFDWWYPYVNADGIRVINNYTLSIQLTAWSPTTILFMLTEPITTPWPYWEPVVKALKTMNSTYALTVYGPNNVTTWNPPCWSLAPYYFVAFYPGTATFVTQLEPPNILRQWYNIFPYEDWQYYPVIDYVQVLGNTQALTGLLSGKATWSSVALSLAQIGVVNKSGLLAYMVEEFGELGMAINPLGGYPFNTTQFRKALCYAVNLTAAIAVWGIGTYYPSYYPAPVFPTTIDTYPPSVKQFIIPCSYNTTKAAELLESIGMYKKGNQWYLPNGTPLTLTVITPSGFTDWATITEGWATQLSLFGIPTKVLALDTGTYWSSIFPSAQFEVANTLSSYGRGYYDPTGLAFQGPLEWIPWVTELGIYTWPFQWPNGTCTPVVIHLPPSANSSLVPANGTVVWCINSTLGYINLTNWFTLYDAATPGTHQYNELLKVLFAWYDYYVPIVPVGWKRAEVNIGPKNYLITWAYNVPNPMCEKYIPPWLRIELMPSDNSYIIGAEAYYYQVISSPVWEAFWGSGAPAGAVPPLIEAMVNGSLWIKHPDYAEFLGLTPSYLTDLNQLRYCLAQYFNITSEYVPSIITTSTTTTTTTTTTSTTTTSTTTTTPVTTSATTSTTTSTVTTTAVSTVVSTVTTTAVSTVTSTATTTAVSTVTVTKPVVSTALIAGIVIIVIVIAAVAAIIALRRR, from the coding sequence ATGAGAATACATAAGACATATGTACTATTAATAGTAGCATCAGTAATGGTTCTAATAGCGTTAAACATCGCATACGCCTCAAGCGGGTACACGATAATTTACTGGAACTCCTACGGTACGTTAACAGTACCCCCAGGTACACCCATATGCAATATATGGAATCCTAAGGCTCTTTGGTCATTTATTAATGCATGGGAGTCATTAGCCTACTACAATACTTATAATGGTCAATGGTGGCCTGTCCTAGCCAGTAATTGGACATTATTCCCCCAGAATGATACAATTATAATTCATTTACGTAGGGGCTTAGTTTGGTTTAATGGCTCAGCCACAATGCCTTTCACAGCTTGGGATGTTTACGCTGAATTCTACATTGGGGTTAAGGCATTTGACTGGTGGTATCCATATGTTAATGCTGATGGTATAAGGGTTATTAATAACTACACATTATCCATTCAATTAACAGCATGGAGTCCAACAACCATATTATTCATGCTGACTGAACCCATAACTACACCATGGCCTTACTGGGAACCTGTTGTTAAGGCCTTGAAGACCATGAACTCCACGTACGCCTTAACAGTTTATGGCCCTAATAATGTAACCACGTGGAATCCACCATGCTGGTCACTTGCACCATACTACTTCGTGGCCTTCTACCCAGGAACAGCCACATTCGTTACACAGCTTGAGCCACCTAACATATTGAGGCAATGGTATAATATATTCCCATACGAGGATTGGCAGTATTACCCAGTAATTGATTATGTTCAAGTTCTCGGTAATACACAGGCATTAACAGGCTTATTATCAGGTAAGGCCACGTGGTCGTCCGTGGCTCTTTCACTGGCGCAGATTGGGGTAGTTAATAAGTCTGGGTTACTGGCCTACATGGTTGAGGAATTTGGGGAATTAGGCATGGCAATTAATCCACTTGGCGGTTACCCATTCAACACAACCCAGTTCAGAAAGGCACTATGCTATGCTGTTAACTTAACAGCCGCAATTGCAGTATGGGGTATTGGTACATATTATCCATCTTACTATCCCGCGCCAGTATTCCCAACCACTATTGATACATACCCACCCAGCGTTAAGCAGTTCATAATACCATGCAGTTACAATACCACTAAAGCCGCTGAGTTACTTGAAAGCATTGGCATGTATAAGAAGGGTAACCAATGGTACCTGCCTAATGGTACACCATTAACATTAACCGTAATTACACCTTCAGGCTTCACTGATTGGGCCACCATAACAGAAGGCTGGGCAACCCAATTAAGCTTATTTGGCATACCCACTAAGGTATTGGCTTTAGATACTGGCACATACTGGAGCAGCATATTCCCAAGTGCTCAATTTGAGGTCGCCAATACGTTGTCGAGTTACGGTAGAGGGTACTATGATCCAACCGGCCTAGCATTCCAGGGACCATTAGAGTGGATACCATGGGTTACTGAATTGGGGATTTATACTTGGCCATTCCAGTGGCCTAATGGAACATGCACACCAGTGGTAATACATCTTCCACCCTCAGCCAATAGTAGCCTAGTACCTGCCAATGGTACTGTAGTCTGGTGCATTAACTCAACTCTTGGGTACATTAACTTAACCAACTGGTTCACGCTATATGATGCCGCAACACCAGGTACTCACCAGTATAATGAATTGCTTAAGGTTCTATTCGCCTGGTATGATTACTATGTTCCAATAGTGCCCGTTGGTTGGAAGAGGGCTGAGGTTAACATTGGTCCTAAGAATTACTTAATCACCTGGGCTTACAATGTGCCTAACCCCATGTGCGAGAAATACATACCACCGTGGCTTAGGATTGAGTTAATGCCATCAGATAACTCATACATAATCGGTGCTGAGGCTTATTACTATCAGGTCATTAGCTCCCCAGTATGGGAGGCCTTCTGGGGTAGTGGCGCCCCAGCTGGTGCAGTACCCCCATTGATTGAGGCCATGGTTAACGGTAGCCTATGGATCAAGCACCCTGATTACGCGGAATTCCTAGGCTTAACACCAAGTTACTTAACAGACCTAAACCAGTTAAGGTATTGTCTAGCCCAGTACTTCAACATAACCTCAGAGTATGTTCCATCAATAATAACCACAAGTACTACTACAACAACCACCACGACGACTACTTCAACGACCACGACATCAACTACAACAACTACCCCAGTGACTACATCAGCAACTACTTCAACTACTACAAGCACTGTGACTACTACGGCAGTTAGTACAGTGGTGAGTACTGTTACAACCACTGCAGTATCAACAGTGACTAGCACAGCAACAACCACAGCAGTAAGCACCGTAACAGTCACAAAACCAGTGGTATCAACAGCATTAATAGCAGGAATAGTAATCATAGTAATCGTAATAGCAGCAGTAGCAGCAATAATAGCGTTGAGGAGAAGATGA
- the metG gene encoding methionine--tRNA ligase subunit beta: MAQSERISRDYFAKLDLRVGKVIEAQRIEGSRKLIKLIVDLGVEKRQILAGLAEYYKPEELVGRFIVVVANMEPRVMLGLESQGMLLATCGEKGKPLLLTVQDADDSRIGEKVC; this comes from the coding sequence ATGGCTCAATCGGAGAGGATTAGTAGGGATTACTTCGCCAAGTTGGATTTAAGGGTTGGTAAGGTTATTGAGGCTCAGAGGATTGAGGGTAGTAGGAAGTTGATTAAGCTTATTGTTGACTTGGGTGTCGAGAAGAGGCAGATACTGGCCGGCTTAGCGGAGTATTATAAGCCTGAGGAGTTGGTGGGTAGGTTCATTGTGGTTGTCGCCAACATGGAGCCTAGGGTTATGCTTGGTCTTGAGAGTCAAGGCATGCTACTGGCTACATGCGGTGAGAAGGGTAAGCCCCTCCTATTAACAGTACAGGATGCTGATGATTCAAGGATTGGGGAGAAAGTGTGCTAG
- a CDS encoding Gfo/Idh/MocA family protein has product MRIAVVGCGGFGNVHLNALRELNRSDLEVYVFSRSREKAEECARRYSASGYFTNYDDVVKSNVDIVDLIVSHDMHAPMAIKAMETGKHVILEKPIARTIDEANAIIEASRRLKVKFMVAENFYFDPAVWKAVELIKEIGQVHTIIIRSTHYGKPGGWRRVKELMGGGAFIDGGIHFVDTLLNIGGEYNHACGLSYRTISGIEGEDTTIGLFRFRNGARGLIMYSWGMMHSLNVPSIEVYGEGGSIIEDPSTRRINVNYGRVYGDLLFNGKAINLPKVNVVKAELEGFIKSIEEDKPVPMPPEVALRDLKAVLEVYGNQCL; this is encoded by the coding sequence ATGCGTATAGCCGTAGTTGGCTGTGGGGGTTTCGGTAACGTTCACCTTAATGCGCTTAGGGAGTTGAATAGAAGTGACTTGGAGGTTTACGTTTTCAGTAGGAGTAGGGAGAAGGCTGAGGAGTGTGCTAGAAGGTATTCTGCATCAGGCTACTTCACTAATTACGATGACGTGGTTAAGTCCAACGTGGATATTGTTGACTTAATAGTAAGCCATGATATGCATGCCCCAATGGCTATTAAGGCCATGGAAACAGGTAAGCATGTTATACTTGAGAAACCCATAGCAAGGACCATTGATGAGGCTAATGCAATAATTGAGGCTTCAAGGAGGCTTAAGGTTAAGTTCATGGTTGCTGAGAACTTTTACTTTGATCCAGCTGTCTGGAAGGCCGTTGAGTTGATTAAGGAGATAGGCCAAGTGCATACTATAATAATTAGGTCAACACACTACGGTAAACCTGGTGGTTGGAGGAGGGTTAAGGAATTAATGGGTGGTGGAGCATTCATTGATGGAGGAATACACTTCGTGGATACCCTACTGAACATTGGCGGTGAGTACAATCACGCCTGTGGTTTATCATACAGGACCATTAGTGGAATTGAGGGTGAGGACACTACGATAGGGCTCTTTAGGTTTAGGAATGGGGCTAGGGGTTTAATAATGTATAGTTGGGGGATGATGCATTCACTCAATGTACCATCCATTGAGGTTTACGGTGAGGGAGGTAGTATTATCGAGGATCCCTCAACAAGGAGGATTAACGTGAACTACGGTAGGGTTTACGGTGACCTATTGTTTAATGGTAAGGCCATTAACCTACCTAAGGTTAATGTGGTTAAGGCTGAGCTTGAGGGGTTCATTAAGTCCATTGAGGAGGATAAACCCGTCCCAATGCCCCCTGAGGTTGCCCTTAGGGATCTTAAGGCTGTCCTTGAGGTTTACGGGAATCAATGCCTATGA
- the hisS gene encoding histidine--tRNA ligase: MEDWLLQPPRGMNDWTPDKYYSLITVASKLSRVAESFGYSAIETPALEHFEVLKAKAGEEVINEIYYLKDKAGRELGLRFDMTVPVARVLSYRRDFPRPIRLYYVSKVWRYDEPQFGRFREFYQFGVEHVGSPTVQSDAEVLALAVKSLESVNLPQLTVKVSDRRIMDQLLDKMSISTARESVLRILDKRGKVTDDELIKLLIREGIDKTKAESLVAIASTRTPIVNSTGELRELGVGDDLINYVESLVNALTDYGVLDRVYLDLSIVRGLDYYTGFVFELYTDKIKLAVGGGGRYDELLKVYSGEDVPAVGFAIGIERVMLALSEEQGGVPPVDYYVYPMESSYYGMGVRIAEKLREIGLRVIVDVGKPSLRSALEYAARIKARKFIIIGRREVEKGVVRVRDLETWSEEDVPLDKILK, from the coding sequence GTGGAGGATTGGTTGCTTCAACCACCAAGGGGTATGAATGATTGGACACCGGATAAGTATTACTCACTAATCACTGTAGCCTCTAAGTTATCCAGGGTTGCTGAGTCCTTCGGATACAGCGCCATTGAGACCCCTGCCCTCGAGCACTTTGAGGTTTTGAAGGCTAAGGCGGGTGAGGAGGTGATTAACGAGATATATTACCTTAAGGATAAGGCAGGTAGGGAATTAGGCCTCAGATTCGACATGACTGTGCCCGTGGCTAGGGTCCTATCATATAGGCGTGACTTCCCAAGGCCCATTAGACTATACTATGTCTCAAAGGTTTGGAGGTATGATGAACCACAGTTCGGTAGGTTTAGGGAGTTTTACCAATTTGGGGTTGAGCACGTAGGCTCACCCACTGTTCAATCCGATGCGGAGGTGCTGGCCTTAGCGGTGAAGTCCCTTGAGTCAGTTAACTTACCTCAATTAACTGTGAAGGTTAGTGATAGGAGGATCATGGATCAACTACTGGATAAGATGAGTATTAGTACTGCTAGGGAATCAGTGTTAAGGATACTTGACAAGAGGGGTAAGGTTACTGATGACGAGTTAATTAAGCTACTTATTAGGGAGGGTATTGATAAGACTAAGGCAGAGTCCCTAGTGGCAATAGCCAGCACCAGGACTCCGATAGTTAACTCGACGGGTGAATTAAGGGAATTAGGTGTGGGTGATGATTTAATTAACTATGTTGAATCCCTCGTCAACGCCTTAACGGATTATGGTGTGTTGGATAGGGTTTACCTGGATTTAAGCATAGTGAGAGGATTAGACTACTACACGGGCTTCGTCTTCGAACTCTACACCGATAAGATTAAGCTAGCCGTGGGGGGTGGTGGGAGGTATGATGAGTTACTTAAGGTTTATTCAGGGGAGGATGTGCCAGCCGTTGGATTCGCCATAGGTATTGAGAGGGTGATGCTGGCTCTAAGTGAGGAACAGGGTGGTGTTCCCCCAGTGGATTACTACGTGTACCCCATGGAGAGTAGTTACTACGGCATGGGTGTTAGGATTGCTGAGAAGTTGAGGGAAATTGGGTTAAGGGTTATTGTTGACGTGGGTAAACCAAGCCTAAGGTCAGCCCTGGAGTACGCCGCTAGGATTAAGGCGAGGAAGTTCATAATAATTGGCCGGAGGGAGGTTGAGAAGGGTGTTGTTAGGGTTAGGGATCTTGAGACCTGGAGTGAGGAGGACGTGCCCTTAGATAAGATCCTTAAGTAA